In Humulus lupulus chromosome 7, drHumLupu1.1, whole genome shotgun sequence, the following are encoded in one genomic region:
- the LOC133791979 gene encoding uncharacterized protein LOC133791979, which translates to MVRTRGASSKKTLVSQSQKIPSPSPPPSVSTTPLSVPAAPTSVGKSCKSKARKKVFSLSHEYPMVFPDISADIEAPPSKVVVPSRAKDHSPLPFDSSLEARAKSKSFSSSSKAAAAGLLKLPLKPSQSKKNSVTPKRKLGLDASLSPLSAAKKKLKAHPPSLSSSESDPEEEKSESEATHDTTLSDESVPDNAESEAESDEPEKEDIVPSEQEAESDSDHIASPLTSKAKGKKPISGSTPSPKHSGVNFKPYSSIFCYNDNARDMVLYAQRKFIIERNYVLSDHRPIGVLTMLQDRQWTDSLVKFSGFVDRIVKEFYANLTNEIIEPSSPLYNKVFVRGHWFSFSPQDIALALHLPLAVEDNVDGASLDKDMVITELVGQKMVWPSNTVISVSNLTYTYAVLHKFATTNWKPTSHTATISFDMASFLYKVGTGLSVNLASVIHDQIIGFRKGNRKNLNLPFPQVIYKVLSMQKKDLQRDQEDLVAPTTAASYKASAPPTEATAAPSSKKVKPQSLKISSDDIPHASSSVATDSGLVATEIAAVRASVDSLTARVMSLEGLQRSVLEAVQSLSKDPVV; encoded by the coding sequence atggtaagaaCTCGTGGTGCTTCCTCCAAGAAGACTCTTGTTTCTCAATCCCAAAAGATACCATCTCCTTCGCCTCCTCCGTCTGTGTCAACAACGCCTCTTTCTGTTCCAGCAGCTCCCACATCTGTTGGAAAGTCCTGCAAATCCAAGGCTCGCAAGAAGGTGTTTTCGCTCTCTCATGAATACCCTATGGTGTTTCCAGATATCTCTGCTGACATTGAGGCACCACCATCTAAAGTGGTGGTGCCCTCTCGAGCCAAGGACCATTCTCCTCTTCCTTTTGATTCGTCTTTGGAGGCTAGGGCAAAATCGAAATCTTTTTCATCCTCTTCCAAAGCTGCTGCTGCTGGGTTGCTCAAATTGCCCTTGAAACCGAGTCAGTCCAAGAAAAATTCTGTGACCCCCAAAAGGAAATTGGGGTTGGACGCGTCTCTTTCTCCCTTGTCTGCtgccaaaaaaaaattgaaggctCATCCCCCTTCACTGTCTTCCTCCGAATCTGATCCTGAGGAAGAAAAGTCAGAATCTGAAGCAACCCATGATACCACATTGTCTGATGAATCGGTTCCTGACAATGCAGaatcagaggctgagtctgatgAGCCAGAAAAAGAAGACATTGTCCCCTCTGAACAAGAAGCCGAATCTGACTCAGACCACATTGCATCTCCTTTGACATCCAAAGCTAAAGGGAAGAAACCTATTTCTGGTTCTACACCTTCTCCAAAACATTCAGGTGtaaatttcaaaccttattctTCCATTTTTTGCTATAATGATAATGCACGTGATATGGTTCTATATGCTCAAAGGAAATTTATCATTGAAAGAAATTATGTCTTGAGTGATCATCGTCCTATTGGTGTGCTAACAATGCTTCAAGATCGACAATGGACAGATTCTTTGGTTAAATTTTCtggttttgtggatagaatagtcaaggaattctatgccaatcttACTAATGAAATTATTGAACCTTCATCTCCTCTGTATAATAAAGTGTTTGTTAGGGGCCAttggttctctttttctcctcaaGACATTGCTCTTGCTTTGCATCTTCCCCTTGCTGTTGAGGATAATGTTGATGGTGCCTCTCTTGACAAGGACATGGTTATCACTGAATTGGTAGGTCAAAAAATGGTATGGCCATCTAATACAGTCATCTCGGTCTCCAATCTCACCTACACTTATGCTGTTCTCCATAAGTTTGCCACAACTAATTGGAAGCCCACTTCTCACACCGCCACTATCTCTTTTGATATGGCCTCATTTTTGTACAAGGTGGGGACCGGTCTTAGTGTAAATTTGGCTTCGGTTATTCATGATCAAATCATTGGGTTTCGCAAAGGTAATAGGAAAAACTTGAATCTTCCTTTTCCTCaagttatttataaagtgttgagtaTGCAGAAAAAAGATCTCCAACGTGATCAAGAAGACTTGGTGGCACCCACTACTGCTGCTTCCTACAAGGCCTCTGCCCCTCCTACTGAAGCCACTGCTGCTCCGTCCTCCAAGAAAGTCAAGCCCCAATCCCTGAAGATTTCCTCGGATGACATTCCTCATGCCTCCTCCTCTGTTGCCACAGATTCAGGACTTGTTGCAACCGAAATAGCTGCTGTTCGAGCCTCTGTTGATTCTTTGACTGCTCGAGTGATGTCACTTGAAGGATTGCAACGTTCTGTGTTAGAAGCTGTTCAATCTCTATCCAAAGATCCAgttgtttag